From Sceloporus undulatus isolate JIND9_A2432 ecotype Alabama chromosome 6, SceUnd_v1.1, whole genome shotgun sequence, one genomic window encodes:
- the PTF1A gene encoding pancreas transcription factor 1 subunit alpha, translating to MESVLLEHFPPGLDSSFPPEEAYFDEEEFFTDHSSSGEPLEGGGGGGDEEEEGGFLAPHFPQPPSLPAAPFLLGEEGPTAPGSFSSSFSPGSSPSSSGLALEGYGLPGSPSLQHPPPPSAHRRPRRRLRSETELQHLRQAANVRERRRMQSINEAFEGLRSHIPTLPYEKRLSKVDTLRLAIGYIHFLGQLLHSELPLRRDGGGGHGPSAQAAKKVIICHRGTRSPSPSDPDYGLPPLAGHSLSWTDEKQLKEQNIIRTAKVWTPEDPRKLSNKPSLNNIENEPPFDFIS from the exons ATGGAGTCGGTGTTGCTGGAACACTTCCCTCCGGGGCTGGACTCCTCGTTCCCTCCGGAGGAGGCTTACTTCGACGAGGAGGAGTTCTTCACGGACCACTCCTCCTCCGGGGAACCCCtggaaggcggcggcggcggtggagacgaggaggaggaggggggcttcctGGCCCCGCATTTCCCgcagcctccctctctccctgctgcccctttcctcctcGGGGAAGAAGGCCCGACGGCGCCCGGCAGCTTCTCCTCGTCCTTCTCGCCCGGCTCCTCGCCCTCCTCCTCGGGGCTGGCTCTGGAGGGCTATGGGCTGCCCGGCTCCCCCTCGCTCCAgcacccccctcctccttctgcccacCGCCGGCCCCGCCGCCGCCTGCGCTCCGAGACGGAGCTGCAGCACCTGAGGCAGGCGGCCAACGTGCGCGAGCGGCGGCGCATGCAGAGCATCAACGAGGCCTTCGAGGGGCTGCGCTCCCACATCCCCACGCTGCCCTACGAGAAGCGCCTCTCCAAAGTGGACACCCTCCGCCTGGCCATCGGCTACATCCACTTCCTCGGGCAGCTCCTCCACTCCGAGCTCCCGCTCCGGCGCGACGGAGGAGGCGGCCACGGCCCCTCGGCCCAGGCCGCCAAGAAGGTCATCATCTGCCACCGCGGCACCA GATCACCTTCCCCAAGTGACCCAGATTATGGACTCCCTCCCTTGGCTGGCCATTCTCTCTCTTGGACTGACGAAAAACAACTCAAGGAGCAAAACATTATCAGAACTGCTAAAGTGTGGACCCCAGAAGACCCCAGGAAGTTAAGCAACAAGCCTTCCTTGAACAACATAGAAAACGAGCCACCCTTTGACTTCATATCATGA